One region of Macadamia integrifolia cultivar HAES 741 chromosome 11, SCU_Mint_v3, whole genome shotgun sequence genomic DNA includes:
- the LOC122092741 gene encoding protein AMN1 homolog, with protein sequence MEKAKPAALTYSLQKRDHSAEVKFKIPQPYRSPFAKAKPPSLVSLCIGIIGEHLEDIIPDLDDIAASFPPHVKMPMAAIARRRKLLNDDVLISLAESSWDILDVSGSDVSDYGLARVAEKCKSLRAVDISRCSKITPQGVSVLVQHCHLLEILRCGGCPRSEYTARRCLGILKPELNCVEEESWEELDSMEIANGAQSLRWLVWPKIDDDSRESLTTECPRIVVNPKPSLFGFRGVEVPFGALPDISLDDLIVKDIDPRTWATSAVAPSVTIPSISTPNEISMAERFRLAFVERDARLAPKRAKNVRQHRRREDRERVTKSTDAKSIALAAQLKKSLHIRS encoded by the exons ATGGAAAAGGCAAAACCTGCGGCCTTAACGTATTCATTGCAGAAGCGGGATCATAGTGCAGAAGTCAAATTCAAAATCCCTCAACCCTATA GATCACCTTTTGCAAAAGCTAAACCTCCAAGTTTAGTTAGTTTATGTATTGGAATTATTGGAGAACATCTTGAAGATATCATTCCAGACCTCGATGATATTGCTGCAAGCTTTCCTCCACATGTTAAG ATGCCAATGGCAGCGATTGCTAGGAGACGAAAGTTACTCAATGATGATGTCCTCATTTCTTTGGCGGAAAGTTCCTGGGACATCCTAGATGTCTCTGGGTCTGATGTTTCTGATTATGGACTGGCAAGAGTGGCTGAGAAATGTAAATCTCTGCGAGCTGTGGATATTAG CCGGTGCAGCAAAATTACTCCACAGGGTGTTTCAGTGCTTGTGCAACATTGCCATTTATTGGAGATACTAAGATGTGG AGGATGCCCCAGGAGTGAATACACAGCACGCAGATGTTTGGGTATCTTGAAGCCGGAACTGAATTGTGTAGAGGAAGAATCTTGGGAGGAACTTGATAGCATGGAAATCGCCAATGGTGCACAGTCATTGCGCTGGCTTGTATGG CCAAAAATTGATGATGACTCGAGGGAGAGCTTGACCACCGAATGTCCACGAATAGTGGTGAATCCAAAGCCATCACTTTTTGGTTTCCGAGGGGTTGAAGTTCCTTTTGGAGCATTACCTGATATATCATTGGATGATCTTATAGTCAAGGACATTGATCCCAGGACTTGGGCAACTTCTGCAGTTGCACCAAGTGTGACAAttccatctatttctactccCAATGAAATATCCATGGCTGAAAGGTTCAGGCTTGCATTTGTTGAGAGGGATGCCCGATTAGCCCCAAAGAGAGCGAAGAATGTGAGGCAGCATCGACGGCGTGAAGACAGGGAGAGGGTGACCAAGAGTACAGATGCAAAGTCAATAGCTCTGGCTGCCcaattgaagaagtccctaCACATTAGGAGCTGA